One segment of Fervidobacterium sp. DNA contains the following:
- a CDS encoding ABC transporter ATP-binding protein, which translates to MTDKLGDIVISKLQVWYGPIHAVKGVDVKIEAGKITAILGANGAGKSSTLKALAGGVKYIGNILLGDETIDKLPVHKRVEKGIVLCPEGRGIFYTMSVKENLLAGAYRNKKPDFSLVFETFPILRERLKQTAGTLSGGEQQMLAIARALMSNPRYLLLDEPSLGLAPVIVNKIAEVIRRINDFGITVVLVEQNTSLALNISHYAYIFENGKVAASGSSKELLRSDIIREKYLGGARK; encoded by the coding sequence GTTTGGTACGGACCCATACATGCAGTTAAAGGTGTGGATGTGAAAATTGAGGCAGGTAAGATAACTGCTATTCTTGGTGCGAATGGGGCGGGTAAATCATCCACATTGAAAGCCCTAGCTGGTGGGGTGAAATACATAGGAAATATACTCCTTGGTGATGAAACCATAGATAAGCTACCTGTTCACAAAAGAGTTGAGAAGGGAATTGTACTCTGCCCAGAAGGGAGAGGAATATTTTACACTATGAGCGTTAAAGAAAACCTCTTAGCAGGTGCTTATAGGAACAAAAAACCAGATTTTTCGCTTGTCTTTGAGACATTTCCGATTCTGAGAGAAAGACTCAAGCAAACGGCTGGTACACTTTCAGGTGGTGAGCAACAGATGTTAGCCATTGCCCGTGCACTTATGAGTAATCCGAGATATCTATTGCTTGATGAACCCTCCTTGGGATTAGCACCTGTTATCGTTAACAAGATAGCTGAAGTAATCAGGAGAATAAATGATTTTGGCATTACCGTTGTTCTTGTAGAACAGAACACTTCACTTGCCTTAAACATATCACACTACGCTTACATATTCGAAAATGGAAAAGTAGCTGCAAGTGGAAGTTCGAAGGAATTACTTAGAAGCGACATTATCCGTGAAAAATATCTCGGAGGTGCTAGAAAGTGA